One window from the genome of Thermaerobacter marianensis DSM 12885 encodes:
- the speE gene encoding polyamine aminopropyltransferase encodes MQVWFTEDQTPNLRISVRVRQVLHQERSAYQEVMVLDTVEFGRMLVLDDVIQTSQKDEFAYHEMMAHVPLFAHPDPRRVLVIGGGDGGVLREVLRHPTVEEAHMAEIDPQVVEAARRFLPELNDFDNPRARVFFTDGIRHVEEHPEAYDVIIVDSTDPVGPAVALFGTEFHRAVFRALRPGGIFVQQSESPFFNRDLIRRVQASLRSVFPVAGLYWGVVPTYPGGFWTYSVATRGTDPRRPREGAWEAAGLRTRYYTPDVHRAAFALPPFVAELLEPAPAVEPAPGGGAGSPEAGAGNGTPPGAGTAQVAL; translated from the coding sequence ATGCAGGTGTGGTTCACCGAAGACCAGACACCGAATCTGCGGATCTCCGTACGCGTGCGGCAGGTGCTCCACCAGGAGCGCAGCGCCTACCAGGAGGTCATGGTGCTGGACACCGTGGAGTTCGGCCGCATGCTGGTGCTGGACGACGTCATCCAGACCTCCCAGAAGGACGAGTTCGCCTACCATGAGATGATGGCCCACGTGCCGCTCTTCGCCCATCCCGACCCGCGGCGGGTGCTGGTCATCGGCGGCGGCGACGGCGGCGTCCTGCGGGAGGTCCTGCGCCACCCCACCGTCGAAGAGGCCCACATGGCGGAGATCGACCCGCAGGTGGTGGAGGCCGCCCGCCGGTTCCTCCCCGAGCTGAACGACTTCGACAACCCCCGCGCCCGGGTCTTCTTCACCGACGGCATCCGGCATGTGGAGGAGCACCCCGAAGCCTACGATGTGATCATCGTCGACTCCACCGACCCGGTGGGGCCGGCGGTGGCCCTCTTCGGCACCGAGTTCCACCGGGCGGTGTTCCGGGCCCTGCGGCCGGGCGGCATCTTCGTGCAGCAGTCGGAGTCGCCCTTCTTCAACCGCGACCTGATCCGGCGGGTACAGGCCTCGCTGCGCAGCGTCTTTCCCGTGGCGGGCCTGTACTGGGGCGTGGTACCCACTTATCCGGGGGGATTCTGGACGTACAGCGTGGCCACCCGCGGCACCGACCCCCGGCGGCCGCGGGAGGGCGCGTGGGAAGCGGCCGGTTTGCGGACGCGGTATTACACCCCGGACGTGCACCGGGCGGCCTTCGCCCTGCCGCCCTTCGTGGCGGAGCTATTGGAACCCGCCCCGGCGGTGGAACCGGCACCCGGCGGTGGCGCGGGCAGTCCGGAGGCCGGGGCCGGGAACGGGACGCCGCCCGGCGCCGGCACGGCCCAGGTGGCCCTGTAG
- the speB gene encoding agmatinase, whose product MDGEQAPGLWERPGRFMAAEAGYDAARWVLAGAPLELTVSYRAGTRWGPARIREASYALETYSPDLDRDLEEQAIHDAGDVALPLGNLGQSLARIEAALRRPLADGKALLVLGGEHLVTLAAVNAALDRYPDLVVVQLDAHTDLRDRYLGEPYSHATVMRRVLDLVGPGRLWQLGPRSGLREEFELARREGRFFRDVGEGAEALAAELAGPLRGVPVYLTVDIDVLDPAVAPGTGTPEPGGPDFATVQRAIYTLARAGARVVAADVVETAPPLDPSGRTEIVAAKLVREILLAFAPAAA is encoded by the coding sequence ATGGACGGCGAGCAGGCACCCGGCCTCTGGGAGCGGCCGGGACGTTTTATGGCGGCGGAAGCCGGCTACGACGCGGCCCGATGGGTCCTGGCCGGAGCGCCCCTGGAACTGACGGTCAGCTACCGGGCAGGGACCCGGTGGGGGCCCGCCCGCATCCGCGAAGCCTCGTACGCCCTGGAGACCTACAGCCCCGACCTGGACCGCGACCTGGAAGAACAGGCCATCCACGACGCCGGCGACGTGGCCCTACCCCTGGGGAACCTGGGCCAGAGCCTGGCCCGCATCGAAGCCGCCCTGCGTCGGCCCCTGGCCGACGGCAAGGCCCTGCTCGTGCTGGGTGGCGAGCACCTGGTGACGCTGGCGGCGGTCAACGCCGCCCTGGACCGCTACCCCGACCTGGTGGTCGTCCAGCTGGATGCCCACACCGACCTGCGCGACCGGTACCTGGGGGAGCCCTACTCCCACGCCACGGTGATGCGGCGGGTGCTGGACCTGGTGGGGCCGGGGCGGCTGTGGCAGCTGGGGCCGCGGTCGGGCCTGCGGGAGGAATTCGAGCTGGCCCGGCGGGAGGGCCGGTTCTTCCGGGATGTGGGCGAGGGGGCGGAGGCGCTGGCGGCCGAGCTGGCGGGTCCCCTGCGGGGCGTGCCCGTCTACCTGACGGTGGACATCGACGTGCTGGACCCGGCGGTGGCCCCCGGGACCGGGACGCCGGAACCCGGCGGGCCGGATTTCGCGACGGTCCAGCGGGCGATCTACACCTTGGCCCGGGCCGGCGCCCGGGTGGTGGCGGCGGACGTGGTGGAGACGGCGCCGCCCCTCGACCCCAGCGGGCGGACGGAGATCGTGGCGGCCAAGCTGGTGCGGGAGATCCTCCTGGCCTTCGCGCCGGCGGCAGCATAG